From one Dermacentor silvarum isolate Dsil-2018 chromosome 3, BIME_Dsil_1.4, whole genome shotgun sequence genomic stretch:
- the LOC119444148 gene encoding diamine acetyltransferase 1 → MSFKVRPAVREDCAAILGLVRELADYERMLDQARLTATDLEEHLFSDDELRLACTNVATTAAGDGECDGERVIGFVLYFFVFDPLTLDRVAYMDELYVQPAHRGRGVGLALWRSVADHGLRRSCEVLNFEVLDWNAPSLEFYAKRGATNITRSRGYQHLRFSASPRGSFLNAQEGSC, encoded by the coding sequence ATGTCATTCAAGGTCAGACCCGCCGTACGCGAGGACTGCGCCGCCATACTGGGCCTGGTCCGAGAGTTGGCGGACTACGAACGGATGCTGGATCAAGCTAGGTTGACCGCCACCGACCTCGAAGAGCACCTCTTCTCGGACGACGAACTGCGCTTGGCTTGTACGAACGTGGCCACGACGGCCGCGGGCGACGGCGAGTGTGACGGCGAGCGCGTGATCGGCTTCGTTCTCTACTTCTTCGTTTTCGACCCGCTAACTCTCGATCGCGTGGCGTACATGGATGAGCTGTACGTGCAGCCCGCACACCGAGGTCGGGGCGTCGGCCTGGCGCTGTGGCGCTCTGTGGCGGACCACGGTCTCCGGCGCTCGTGCGAGGTGCTCAACTTCGAGGTGCTCGACTGGAACGCGCCGTCGCTGGAGTTCTACGCCAAGCGGGGCGCCACCAACATCACGCGCTCGCGAGGTTACCAGCACCTCAGGTTCTCCGCTAGCCCGCGCGGCTCTTTCCTAAACGCTCAAGAAGGTTCGTGCTGA